One Tunturibacter gelidoferens genomic region harbors:
- a CDS encoding c-type cytochrome, giving the protein MRSVRFLSLSLLSISSIGLSGCRVSAPSAAETHVVNWTKHHITIGGKKDVNPVAASAENIEDGKQNFTSYCMVCHGLDGQNTGVPFATSISPPIPSLSSAEVQAYTDGQLKWIIKNGISPSGMPASATEFSDDDIWHIVLYIRHLPPAGSLGEPTVYGGSAK; this is encoded by the coding sequence ATGAGATCGGTTCGTTTCCTTTCCCTGAGTCTGCTCTCGATTTCGTCGATTGGCCTTTCGGGATGCCGCGTCAGCGCACCGTCCGCAGCGGAGACCCATGTCGTCAACTGGACGAAGCACCACATCACGATTGGCGGTAAAAAAGACGTCAACCCAGTGGCCGCAAGCGCAGAGAATATTGAGGATGGCAAACAAAACTTTACCTCGTACTGCATGGTCTGCCACGGACTGGATGGACAGAACACGGGTGTGCCTTTCGCCACGTCGATCTCTCCGCCTATCCCCTCGCTTTCCAGCGCCGAAGTCCAGGCCTATACGGATGGGCAACTTAAGTGGATTATCAAGAACGGTATCTCTCCTTCCGGTATGCCTGCCTCTGCCACGGAATTTTCCGACGACGATATTTGGCACATAGTGCTTTACATTCGGCACCTTCCGCCAGCCGGCAGTCTCGGTGAGCCTACCGTATACGGCGGTTCGGCGAAGTAG